In Candidatus Cohnella colombiensis, one DNA window encodes the following:
- a CDS encoding TRAP transporter substrate-binding protein produces the protein MFKKSIAVSMMIVLLLVSAVACGKANNESSSSSSSAASGSNSTDKSVTLRLGHITGDSDAWHIGALKFAELVKEKSNGTVTVDVFPSSTLGNDRDLIEGMQLGSVDFALVAGVLSNFYEPYSILELPYLFRDEDHLKKVLYGEVGEKLQNDLLANAQIRGLEFWVRGPRELTTNKKVEKVEDLKGLKIRVPEIPASIAAWQAMGASPTPMAFGEVYSSLQTGVIDGQENPFALISSNKLQEVQKYLVLTNHLYGYVQLTMSDITYQKLSPAQQKAVEEAAREATEFENNLVAENEIKLLEGLKVGGMEVIEVDTTGFAEKASTVHADFAKKYGQELYDSIVNTK, from the coding sequence ATGTTTAAGAAGTCAATCGCAGTATCAATGATGATTGTTCTGCTTCTTGTAAGCGCTGTCGCATGCGGTAAAGCAAATAATGAATCATCTTCATCAAGCTCTTCAGCAGCTAGCGGTTCCAATAGTACCGACAAGAGTGTTACATTGCGTCTAGGTCACATAACAGGCGATTCGGATGCTTGGCACATTGGAGCACTGAAATTCGCAGAATTAGTGAAAGAGAAATCCAATGGCACTGTAACGGTTGATGTATTCCCAAGCTCAACGCTCGGTAACGACCGCGACTTAATTGAAGGAATGCAGCTTGGTTCAGTTGACTTCGCACTAGTTGCGGGCGTTCTCTCAAACTTCTATGAGCCATATTCAATACTAGAGCTTCCGTACTTGTTCCGTGATGAAGATCATCTGAAGAAAGTATTGTATGGAGAAGTAGGCGAGAAGCTACAAAATGATTTGCTCGCAAATGCACAAATTCGTGGGCTTGAGTTCTGGGTTAGAGGTCCTCGCGAATTGACAACGAACAAAAAGGTTGAGAAGGTTGAAGATTTGAAAGGTCTGAAAATCCGTGTTCCTGAAATTCCTGCATCGATCGCTGCATGGCAAGCAATGGGCGCATCCCCGACTCCAATGGCGTTCGGTGAAGTGTACTCTTCCTTGCAAACAGGCGTAATTGATGGTCAAGAAAACCCATTCGCCTTGATCTCAAGTAACAAGCTTCAAGAAGTTCAGAAGTACCTTGTATTAACGAATCACTTGTATGGTTATGTTCAATTGACGATGAGTGACATCACTTACCAAAAGCTGTCTCCAGCTCAACAAAAGGCAGTAGAAGAAGCTGCAAGAGAAGCAACTGAATTCGAAAACAATCTTGTTGCTGAGAATGAAATCAAATTGCTTGAAGGACTGAAAGTAGGCGGCATGGAAGTGATCGAAGTAGATACGACTGGATTTGCGGAAAAAGCATCTACGGTTCATGCTGACTTTGCTAAGAAATATGGACAAGAATTGTACGATAGCATTGTTAACACGAAATAA
- a CDS encoding TRAP transporter small permease, translating to MKLYMKGVDYLNKLVGIVVGLMLGAMSILIIAQVISRFLIDIPLTWSEEAARYLMIYSVFLGASLALRNHRLIAIEVVSELVKPKIRKVLRITVLVISIIFCAMLLFKGIDIMEIVSRQKSAALRIPMDIPYMAIPIGAALMIINAIACIIEFWTTEDVDTSEATEALKAGEQL from the coding sequence ATGAAGTTATATATGAAGGGCGTAGACTACCTGAACAAATTAGTAGGTATCGTAGTCGGTTTAATGCTAGGAGCAATGTCCATTTTAATTATTGCTCAAGTCATTAGTCGTTTCCTTATTGATATTCCGCTTACATGGTCAGAAGAAGCAGCCCGATATTTAATGATCTATTCAGTATTCCTTGGTGCATCACTTGCATTGCGGAATCATCGTCTCATCGCCATTGAGGTTGTTTCGGAGCTTGTTAAGCCGAAAATAAGAAAAGTATTAAGAATTACGGTATTGGTGATTTCTATCATTTTCTGCGCAATGCTATTGTTCAAAGGAATTGATATTATGGAAATCGTAAGCCGGCAGAAATCAGCAGCGCTTAGAATTCCAATGGATATTCCATATATGGCAATCCCAATCGGCGCTGCACTTATGATCATCAATGCGATTGCTTGTATTATTGAGTTCTGGACTACAGAAGATGTGGATACCTCTGAAGCTACAGAGGCGCTTAAGGCAGGTGAGCAGTTGTAA
- a CDS encoding ArsB/NhaD family transporter, translated as MEQQAIIALAIFLITYGLIIAEKIHRTIVAMLGAIAVVVFGIVSVDSAIMHHIDFNTLGLLIGMMIIVGVTAKTGLFSYVAMVAAKKAKGEPVKIMIALAVVTAIASAFLDNVTTVLLIVPVSFSIARQLKVHPFPFLFTQILASNIGGTATLIGDPPNIMIGSAVKELTFMAFISNLTPIIIIIMLVHIPIFIIMFRKKLQTTEEYTRNIMNTDISGLITDRPLLNRSLIVLGLTIVGFFLHQTLHLESSVVALAGAFVLLLLAGEHAMEDALTKVEWTTIFFFVGLFTLVGALVDTGIVSDLAVKAMDLTGGNVAASAMLILWMSAIASAFLDNIPFVATMIPLIQEMGNMGVSNLEPLWWSLALGACLGGNGTLIGASANLITAGLSAKEGYPITFLKFLKYAFPLMLLSIVISSIYVYLRYLL; from the coding sequence ATGGAACAGCAAGCTATTATTGCACTAGCAATCTTCTTAATAACCTACGGTCTGATTATTGCAGAAAAGATTCACCGTACGATCGTTGCAATGCTTGGTGCTATTGCAGTCGTCGTTTTTGGGATCGTTAGCGTCGATTCAGCAATTATGCATCATATTGATTTCAATACGCTTGGTCTCTTGATCGGGATGATGATTATTGTTGGTGTAACAGCCAAGACCGGATTGTTTAGCTATGTAGCGATGGTGGCGGCGAAGAAAGCGAAAGGCGAGCCAGTGAAGATCATGATCGCACTTGCAGTTGTTACCGCGATTGCTTCGGCTTTTCTTGATAATGTGACGACAGTACTGCTTATTGTGCCAGTGTCGTTCAGTATTGCGAGACAGCTCAAAGTACATCCGTTTCCATTTCTCTTCACACAGATATTAGCATCCAATATTGGGGGAACAGCGACGCTGATCGGAGATCCACCTAATATTATGATCGGTAGCGCGGTGAAAGAGTTAACGTTCATGGCGTTTATCAGCAATCTTACACCTATTATAATTATTATTATGTTAGTGCATATTCCGATTTTCATTATAATGTTTCGCAAGAAGCTTCAAACAACTGAAGAATATACACGTAATATCATGAACACAGATATTAGCGGATTAATTACCGATCGACCGTTGCTTAATCGTTCTCTGATCGTACTCGGATTAACGATTGTTGGATTTTTCTTGCATCAGACGCTTCATCTCGAATCTTCGGTTGTTGCGCTAGCGGGCGCATTTGTTCTGCTATTGCTAGCTGGAGAGCATGCGATGGAGGACGCACTTACGAAAGTAGAATGGACGACGATCTTCTTCTTCGTTGGGTTGTTTACGCTTGTTGGTGCGCTCGTGGATACTGGAATTGTGAGTGATCTCGCTGTGAAAGCGATGGATTTAACCGGAGGTAATGTTGCAGCATCCGCAATGCTTATCTTGTGGATGAGTGCGATTGCGTCCGCATTCCTCGACAACATTCCATTCGTCGCAACGATGATTCCATTAATACAAGAGATGGGCAACATGGGTGTGAGTAACCTCGAACCGCTATGGTGGAGTCTTGCGCTAGGAGCATGTCTCGGTGGTAATGGGACTTTAATTGGTGCAAGCGCGAATTTAATTACGGCGGGGCTATCGGCTAAGGAAGGGTACCCGATTACGTTTTTGAAGTTTTTAAAGTATGCGTTCCCGTTAATGCTACTTTCAATCGTCATCTCCAGCATCTATGTATATCTAAGATATTTGTTGTAA
- a CDS encoding S-layer homology domain-containing protein, protein MKKRALIYLLSVLLIFSMNTTAFAEVEFTPGGANGTINTTLNNGGESTVTDIPLGVVGLTMNISAGGADLDVRLFDLDANKYIVAYDANGNAIDLSPTEGNSGKEITFTYKGMDINYTGYGGTAESITITGATTVRLQIRVAAFANGTGTGTYSYSDYVPSYKVTYNGNGSTGGTVPVDNGVYAVGAQVTVKGNEGNLVNAGSQFVGWNDNALGNGTFYTANSTLAMGSANVVLYAIWYNNAAPTVSSVTVTGTAQVGEHLTGSYTYNDSDSDLEGISVFKWYRADDAAGTNKTAIAGATGTTYTLMAADLGKRISFEVKPVAQTGITTGTAVESSRTSAVIPAEAAPVASNVAVTGTAQVGETLTGSYTYSDVNGDAQGTSTFKWYRADDSAGTNKIAIAGAIGTTYTLTIADLGKHISFEVTPIANKAPTTGVAVESSRTLAVIPAEAAPVASNVTVTGTAQVGETLTGSYTYSDVNGDAQGTSTFKWYRADDAAGTNKTAIAGATGTTYTLAVADLGKHISFEVTPVANKAPTTGVAVESGRTSAVIPAEAAPVASNVTVTGTAQVGETLTGSYTYSDVNNDTEATSTFKWYRADDVAGTNKTAIAGATGTTYTLTIADLGKHISFEVTPVANKAPTTGAAVESSRTSAVILAEAAPVASNVTVTGTAQVGETLTGSYTYSDVNGDAQGTSTFKWYRADDTAGTNKTAIAGATGTTYTLAVADLGKHISFEVTPIANKAPTTGTAVESSRTLAVIPAEAAPVASNVTVTGTAQVGETLTGNYTYSDVNGDAQGTSTFKWYRADDAAGTNKTAIAGATGTTYTLAVADLGKHISFEVTPVANKAPTTGVAVESSRTSAVIPAEAVPVASNVTVTGTAQVGETLTGSYTYSDVNNDTEATSTFKWYRADDAAGTNKAAIAGATGTTYTLTVADLGKHISFEVTPVANKAPTTGVAVESGRTSAVIPAEAAPVASNVTVTGTAQVGETLTGSYTYSDVNNDTEATSTFKWYRADDVAGTNKTAIAGATGTTYTVQEADLGKFISFEVTPVANKAPTTGVAVESSRTSVVIPAEAVPVASNVTVTGTAQVGETLTGNYTYSDVNGDAQGTSTFKWYRADDAAGTNKTAIAGATGTSYTLTSHDLGKHVSFEVTPIANKAPTTGSVIESSRTLAVIPAEAAPAASNVTVTGTTLIGQTLTGSYAYSDVNGDAEGTSTFKWYRSDDAAGTNKVEITGATGTTYTLQAADIGKHISFEVTPVANKAPVTGVAIESIRTSAVTTPVSVVIPPKDTGVIVLVNGKAESTGTASTKELNGQKVTSVVVDEQKLQERLDAAGDHAVITIPVSSDSDVVIGELNGRMIKNMESMQAILELRTEQGSYKLPAGQINIDAISEQFGKEIDLKDITIRIEIAEPAANTLQVVDNAATNRGFTLVVPPLNFKVVAVNGNREVEVSKFSAYVERTVAIPSDIDATRITTGIVVEPDGTIRHVPTKVVNIDGTYYAIINSLTNSTYSVVWHPITFKDVENHWAKDAVNEMGSRMVINGTAIDLFSPDRDITRAEFAAIVVRSLGLRLENGESSFKDVKSTDWYSSAIQTAYSYGLIRGYEDGTFRPLNSITREEAMVIIAKAMKLTGLKEKLSVQATGQLIDTYKDAEEVSTWALSSIADALKAGIMTGRGQATLAPKATITRAEVAIIVQRLLQNSDLI, encoded by the coding sequence ATGAAGAAACGGGCTCTGATTTATTTGCTTAGTGTATTATTAATTTTTTCAATGAATACTACGGCTTTTGCGGAAGTTGAATTTACACCGGGTGGTGCTAACGGAACAATTAATACGACTCTAAACAATGGAGGAGAATCCACGGTTACTGATATTCCTCTCGGCGTAGTCGGTTTGACGATGAATATATCGGCGGGAGGCGCGGATCTAGACGTTAGACTTTTCGATTTGGATGCAAATAAGTATATCGTTGCATACGATGCTAATGGTAATGCAATTGATTTATCGCCGACAGAGGGTAATTCGGGAAAAGAGATAACTTTTACATATAAAGGGATGGACATTAATTATACAGGTTATGGCGGTACGGCTGAATCCATAACAATAACTGGAGCAACTACAGTTAGATTGCAAATTCGAGTTGCGGCTTTTGCTAATGGAACCGGAACGGGAACTTATAGCTATTCGGATTATGTTCCTTCTTATAAGGTCACTTACAATGGAAATGGCAGCACAGGTGGCACTGTTCCGGTAGATAACGGAGTATATGCTGTTGGTGCTCAAGTTACAGTGAAGGGCAATGAAGGGAATTTAGTTAACGCAGGGTCCCAATTTGTTGGCTGGAACGATAACGCATTAGGTAATGGAACGTTTTACACTGCAAACTCAACGCTTGCGATGGGATCTGCTAACGTCGTTCTTTATGCGATATGGTACAACAATGCAGCTCCGACAGTCAGTAGCGTTACGGTTACTGGAACTGCACAGGTTGGAGAACATCTCACAGGCAGCTACACGTACAACGATTCAGACAGTGATTTAGAAGGTATCAGCGTGTTCAAGTGGTACCGCGCGGACGATGCAGCGGGTACGAACAAGACAGCGATTGCAGGAGCAACGGGTACGACATATACGTTGATGGCAGCAGACTTAGGAAAGCGTATTAGCTTTGAAGTGAAGCCAGTCGCACAAACAGGTATTACGACTGGAACAGCTGTAGAGAGCAGCAGAACTTCGGCGGTCATTCCGGCTGAAGCGGCGCCAGTAGCAAGCAACGTCGCGGTAACTGGAACGGCACAGGTAGGTGAGACGTTGACAGGCAGCTACACGTATAGCGATGTGAACGGTGACGCTCAAGGTACGAGCACGTTCAAGTGGTACCGCGCGGACGATTCAGCTGGAACCAACAAGATAGCAATTGCAGGAGCAATAGGTACGACATATACGTTGACGATAGCGGATCTTGGCAAGCATATCAGCTTCGAAGTAACGCCAATAGCGAATAAAGCGCCTACAACAGGCGTAGCTGTTGAGAGCAGCAGAACATTAGCAGTCATTCCGGCTGAAGCTGCGCCAGTGGCAAGCAACGTCACGGTAACTGGGACGGCACAGGTAGGCGAGACGTTGACAGGCAGCTACACGTATAGCGATGTGAACGGTGACGCACAAGGAACGAGCACGTTCAAGTGGTATCGCGCGGACGATGCAGCTGGAACGAACAAGACTGCGATAGCAGGAGCAACGGGTACGACATATACGTTGGCGGTAGCGGATCTTGGCAAGCATATCAGCTTTGAAGTAACACCAGTAGCGAATAAAGCGCCTACAACAGGTGTGGCTGTTGAGAGCGGCAGAACATCGGCGGTCATTCCGGCAGAAGCTGCGCCAGTGGCAAGCAACGTCACAGTGACTGGTACAGCACAGGTCGGCGAGACGTTGACAGGCAGCTACACGTATAGCGATGTCAATAACGACACTGAAGCCACAAGCACGTTCAAGTGGTACCGCGCAGACGATGTAGCGGGTACGAACAAAACCGCGATTGCAGGAGCAACAGGAACAACATATACGTTGACGATAGCAGATCTTGGCAAGCATATCAGCTTTGAAGTAACACCAGTAGCGAATAAAGCACCTACAACAGGCGCTGCTGTAGAGAGCAGCAGAACTTCGGCGGTCATTCTAGCAGAAGCTGCACCAGTGGCAAGCAACGTCACGGTAACTGGAACGGCACAGGTAGGCGAGACGTTGACAGGTAGCTACACGTATAGCGATGTGAACGGTGACGCTCAAGGAACGAGCACGTTCAAGTGGTACCGCGCGGACGATACAGCGGGAACAAACAAGACTGCTATTGCTGGTGCAACGGGTACGACATATACGTTGGCGGTAGCGGATCTTGGCAAGCATATCAGCTTCGAAGTAACGCCAATAGCGAATAAAGCACCTACAACAGGCACGGCAGTTGAGAGCAGCAGAACATTAGCAGTCATTCCGGCTGAAGCTGCGCCAGTGGCAAGCAACGTCACGGTAACTGGGACGGCACAGGTAGGCGAGACGCTGACAGGTAATTACACGTATAGCGATGTGAACGGTGACGCACAAGGAACGAGCACGTTCAAGTGGTATCGCGCGGACGATGCAGCTGGAACGAACAAGACTGCGATTGCAGGAGCAACGGGTACGACATATACGTTAGCGGTAGCGGATCTTGGCAAGCATATCAGCTTTGAAGTAACACCAGTAGCGAATAAAGCGCCTACAACAGGCGTGGCTGTTGAGAGCAGTAGAACTTCGGCGGTCATTCCGGCTGAAGCTGTGCCAGTGGCAAGCAACGTCACAGTGACTGGTACAGCACAGGTCGGCGAGACGCTGACAGGAAGCTACACGTATAGCGATGTCAATAACGACACTGAAGCCACAAGCACGTTCAAGTGGTACCGCGCGGACGATGCAGCGGGTACGAACAAGGCAGCGATAGCAGGAGCAACGGGTACGACATATACGTTGACGGTAGCGGATCTTGGCAAGCATATCAGCTTTGAAGTAACACCAGTAGCGAATAAAGCACCTACAACAGGTGTGGCTGTTGAGAGCGGCAGAACATCGGCGGTCATTCCGGCAGAAGCTGCGCCAGTGGCAAGCAACGTCACAGTGACTGGTACAGCACAGGTCGGCGAGACGCTGACAGGAAGCTACACGTATAGCGATGTCAATAACGACACTGAAGCCACAAGCACGTTCAAGTGGTACCGCGCAGACGATGTAGCGGGTACGAACAAAACCGCGATTGCAGGAGCAACAGGAACAACATATACGGTACAAGAAGCAGACTTAGGGAAGTTCATCAGCTTTGAAGTGACGCCAGTAGCGAATAAAGCACCTACAACAGGCGTAGCTGTTGAGAGTAGCAGAACTTCAGTGGTCATTCCAGCAGAAGCGGTGCCAGTGGCAAGCAACGTTACGGTGACCGGAACTGCGCAGGTCGGCGAGACGCTGACAGGTAATTACACGTATAGCGATGTGAACGGTGACGCTCAAGGTACGAGCACGTTCAAGTGGTACCGCGCGGACGATGCAGCGGGTACGAACAAGACTGCGATTGCAGGTGCAACGGGTACAAGCTACACTTTGACATCACATGATCTTGGCAAGCATGTCAGCTTCGAAGTAACGCCAATAGCGAATAAAGCACCTACTACAGGCTCTGTTATTGAGAGCAGCAGAACATTAGCAGTTATTCCGGCAGAAGCTGCGCCAGCAGCAAGCAACGTCACGGTGACCGGAACTACACTTATCGGACAAACACTGACAGGCAGCTACGCATATAGCGATGTGAACGGCGATGCAGAAGGTACGAGTACGTTCAAGTGGTATCGCTCGGACGATGCAGCTGGGACGAACAAGGTGGAAATTACAGGAGCAACGGGAACAACATATACGCTGCAAGCAGCAGATATTGGCAAGCATATCAGCTTTGAAGTGACGCCAGTAGCGAATAAAGCACCTGTAACAGGCGTGGCTATAGAGAGCATTAGAACTTCGGCGGTAACAACGCCAGTATCGGTCGTTATCCCACCAAAAGATACTGGAGTGATTGTTCTCGTTAACGGAAAGGCAGAAAGTACAGGAACTGCTTCCACTAAGGAATTGAATGGACAAAAAGTAACGAGTGTTGTTGTAGATGAACAAAAGCTGCAGGAAAGACTTGACGCTGCAGGCGATCATGCAGTGATTACGATCCCGGTCTCATCAGACAGTGATGTTGTAATCGGTGAGCTTAACGGACGCATGATCAAAAATATGGAATCGATGCAGGCAATTCTTGAACTTCGTACGGAGCAAGGTTCCTATAAGCTACCAGCGGGACAGATCAACATTGATGCCATTTCAGAGCAATTCGGTAAAGAGATCGATCTGAAAGATATCACCATTCGAATTGAAATCGCAGAGCCGGCAGCGAATACTTTGCAGGTAGTTGACAATGCTGCGACAAATCGCGGATTTACATTGGTCGTTCCGCCGTTGAATTTCAAAGTAGTCGCAGTGAACGGCAATCGCGAGGTAGAAGTGTCGAAGTTCAGCGCATATGTCGAGCGTACGGTAGCAATCCCATCCGATATTGACGCAACTCGTATTACAACTGGCATAGTCGTGGAACCGGACGGTACAATACGACATGTGCCGACTAAAGTCGTGAACATTGACGGCACTTATTATGCAATCATTAACAGCTTGACGAATAGCACTTATTCCGTCGTTTGGCACCCGATTACCTTCAAAGATGTCGAAAACCATTGGGCGAAGGACGCTGTCAACGAAATGGGATCGCGTATGGTCATCAACGGTACAGCTATAGACCTGTTCAGCCCAGATCGAGACATTACTCGTGCTGAATTCGCTGCAATTGTCGTTAGAAGCTTAGGCTTGCGTTTGGAAAATGGGGAAAGCTCGTTTAAAGACGTGAAGTCTACAGATTGGTATAGCAGTGCAATTCAAACAGCATACTCGTACGGACTGATCCGCGGTTATGAAGATGGTACTTTCCGTCCGTTGAACAGCATTACGAGAGAAGAGGCAATGGTCATTATCGCAAAAGCGATGAAATTGACCGGTTTGAAAGAGAAGCTGTCCGTCCAAGCGACGGGGCAACTGATCGACACCTATAAAGATGCAGAAGAAGTATCGACTTGGGCGCTGAGCAGCATCGCTGATGCTTTGAAAGCAGGCATTATGACAGGAAGAGGGCAAGCGACGCTTGCGCCTAAAGCAACAATCACAAGAGCTGAGGTTGCAATCATCGTTCAACGCTTGCTCCAAAATTCCGATTTAATCTGA
- a CDS encoding ribonuclease H family protein produces MAKQKYYVVWVGKVPGVYTSWSECQEQVNQFTDAKYKSYESKSEAETAYQLGWKKSWGLAKAGATKDAGKPKKTTESTIAMNEQIDYNSISVDVGTHGNPGPVEYKGVDTQTGDILFSYGPIRKGTNNLGEFLAIVHGLAYLQKLGSDKTIYSDSVNALKWVKQKAVSSTLVRDESTAEIWQLVDRAVLWLKTNSYKNKVTKWQTKEWGEIKADYGRKS; encoded by the coding sequence ATGGCGAAGCAAAAATATTATGTTGTTTGGGTAGGGAAAGTGCCAGGTGTATATACAAGTTGGTCGGAGTGTCAGGAGCAAGTAAATCAATTTACGGATGCAAAATACAAGTCCTATGAATCGAAGAGTGAAGCTGAAACGGCTTATCAATTAGGGTGGAAAAAAAGCTGGGGGCTAGCAAAGGCTGGTGCTACTAAGGATGCCGGGAAGCCTAAGAAAACAACGGAATCTACTATAGCGATGAATGAGCAGATTGATTATAACAGCATATCTGTTGATGTAGGTACACACGGCAATCCAGGGCCGGTGGAGTATAAAGGTGTAGATACGCAAACGGGTGATATTCTTTTTTCTTATGGTCCTATTCGGAAAGGGACGAATAATTTAGGCGAGTTTCTAGCAATAGTGCATGGGTTGGCTTATTTGCAAAAGCTTGGGAGCGATAAGACGATCTATAGTGATTCCGTCAATGCCCTTAAATGGGTGAAGCAGAAAGCAGTGTCATCCACACTCGTAAGAGACGAATCTACAGCGGAAATCTGGCAGTTGGTAGATCGTGCGGTTCTTTGGTTAAAGACAAATTCGTATAAGAATAAAGTAACCAAGTGGCAAACGAAGGAATGGGGCGAAATCAAGGCAGATTACGGACGTAAATCGTGA
- a CDS encoding class II aldolase/adducin family protein has translation MPETNLVRQQLQQTGKYMMEYGLAWGNSGNISARTTDDRYLITASGTFLGELDDADLIECDLAGNAYATEGRKASKETPMHRAIYESRPEIGAVLHASPFYSTLVASSKLEIPTNWFVETMYYLEKVERVPYYHPGSEALGEGVREKAKLANVLLLDNHGVLVYDTSIREARMALQTLEMACKMLITSQSAGITMSGLPTATEREFLEQAAYKPRRNWSIS, from the coding sequence ATGCCTGAGACTAACCTTGTTAGACAACAGCTTCAACAAACAGGAAAATATATGATGGAATACGGGCTCGCATGGGGCAACTCCGGCAATATCAGTGCGAGAACGACGGATGATCGCTATTTGATTACCGCTAGCGGAACGTTCTTAGGTGAGCTCGATGATGCAGACTTAATCGAGTGTGACTTGGCTGGTAACGCCTATGCGACTGAGGGACGTAAAGCTTCTAAGGAAACGCCGATGCACCGCGCCATCTATGAAAGTAGACCGGAAATTGGCGCAGTATTGCACGCTTCCCCTTTTTACAGCACACTAGTAGCTAGTTCAAAGCTTGAAATTCCAACGAATTGGTTCGTGGAAACGATGTATTATTTGGAAAAGGTTGAGCGTGTCCCTTACTATCATCCGGGTTCAGAAGCGCTTGGTGAAGGGGTGAGGGAGAAAGCGAAGCTAGCGAACGTGCTTCTTTTGGACAATCATGGCGTTCTTGTGTATGATACTTCCATTCGTGAAGCAAGAATGGCTCTACAAACATTGGAAATGGCATGTAAAATGCTGATCACATCACAATCTGCGGGAATAACGATGTCGGGACTCCCGACAGCAACAGAAAGAGAGTTTCTCGAACAAGCTGCTTACAAACCAAGAAGAAACTGGAGCATCTCTTAA
- a CDS encoding TRAP transporter large permease, whose amino-acid sequence MGIILFVCLIIFFALGVPIAISMGLASAVAILWDGGTPLIVLVQRSFTSIDSFPIMSIPFFILAGVLMEFGGISKRLIAFANALTGHFTGGLAIVTVVTSMFFAAISGSSAATTAALGSILIPAMIARGYHKNFSGAVQSVSGELGVILPPSIPLILYGVSTETSIGDLFMAGFLPGILIALSLMFTVYIIAKKRKYAKETKKSGKELWQAFKSSFFALLMPIIILGGIYGGFFTPTEASGVAVAYSFIVGVLIYREIKIPKLITILTQSVITTSSIMFILASAGLFGWILTREGIPQEVAQFFMSISDNPIIFLLLVNLFLLIVGMFMETNASIIILAPLLLPVAIQLGVDPVHFGIIMIVNLALGMCTPPMGINLFISAQIAKINLLQITRGMLPFYVVLLITLLMITYIPGFAMWIPNLMK is encoded by the coding sequence ATGGGAATCATATTATTTGTATGTCTTATTATATTCTTTGCTCTAGGCGTTCCAATTGCAATCTCGATGGGTCTAGCATCAGCCGTAGCCATTCTATGGGATGGTGGCACACCGCTAATCGTATTGGTACAGCGGTCGTTTACCTCCATTGATTCATTTCCGATTATGTCGATTCCTTTCTTCATATTAGCCGGGGTATTGATGGAGTTCGGTGGGATATCCAAACGATTGATTGCGTTCGCGAACGCATTGACGGGTCATTTCACGGGTGGTCTTGCGATTGTAACGGTCGTTACTTCGATGTTCTTTGCGGCAATCTCAGGTTCAAGCGCTGCGACGACTGCTGCGTTAGGAAGCATCCTCATTCCTGCCATGATTGCACGGGGATACCATAAGAACTTTTCTGGTGCAGTGCAATCTGTATCGGGGGAATTAGGAGTAATTCTTCCGCCAAGTATTCCGCTTATTCTCTATGGTGTATCAACAGAAACATCAATCGGCGATTTATTCATGGCAGGCTTCTTGCCAGGGATATTGATTGCTCTATCATTGATGTTTACCGTCTACATTATCGCTAAGAAACGTAAATATGCGAAAGAAACGAAGAAGTCCGGCAAGGAATTATGGCAGGCATTCAAGTCTTCATTCTTCGCTTTATTGATGCCTATAATTATTCTAGGTGGAATTTACGGTGGGTTCTTTACACCTACAGAAGCATCTGGTGTCGCTGTTGCGTATTCATTCATTGTAGGTGTACTCATCTATCGTGAAATTAAGATACCGAAGCTCATTACAATTTTGACACAGTCTGTCATCACGACATCTTCCATCATGTTCATTCTTGCTAGTGCTGGATTGTTTGGATGGATTCTGACTCGTGAAGGGATTCCACAAGAAGTTGCACAGTTCTTCATGAGTATCTCTGACAACCCAATTATATTCTTGTTGTTAGTTAACCTCTTCCTACTCATCGTAGGGATGTTCATGGAGACGAACGCTTCTATCATTATCTTAGCTCCATTGCTGTTGCCTGTAGCGATACAACTCGGTGTAGATCCTGTTCACTTCGGTATTATTATGATTGTTAACCTTGCGCTTGGGATGTGTACGCCGCCGATGGGAATCAATTTGTTCATCTCGGCACAGATCGCCAAGATCAATCTATTGCAAATTACACGAGGCATGCTACCGTTCTATGTTGTACTGCTGATTACTTTACTCATGATTACGTATATCCCAGGATTTGCAATGTGGATACCTAATTTAATGAAATAG